The Tripterygium wilfordii isolate XIE 37 chromosome 4, ASM1340144v1, whole genome shotgun sequence genome has a window encoding:
- the LOC119997291 gene encoding auxin-binding protein ABP20-like, with protein MILSILFIFSLIFSFSNAAVQDFCVGDLGLPDSPAGYLCKKPAAVTVNDFVFSGLGVAGNTSTLIKAAVTPAFAAQFPGVNGLGISMARLDLAPDGVVPMHTHPGASEVLIVIQGSICAGFISSSDNKVYFKSLNKGDIMVFPQGLLHFQINAGKGPALAFVSFSSPVPGLQILDFALFANDLPSEIIEKVTFLDDAQVKKLKGVLGGTN; from the coding sequence ATGATTCTCTCAATCTTGTTCatcttttctcttattttctccTTCTCCAATGCCGCTGTGCAGGACTTTTGTGTAGGAGACCTTGGTTTACCAGATAGCCCTGCAGGCTACTTATGCAAGAAGCCTGCTGCGGTCACTGTGAATGACTTTGTTTTTTCTGGCTTGGGTGTTGCAGGGAACACCTCAACCCTTATCAAAGCAGCTGTGACACCAGCATTTGCAGCGCAATTCCCCGGGGTAAACGGCCTCGGCATTTCGATGGCTCGTTTAGATTTGGCTCCTGATGGGGTTGTGCCAATGCACACACACCCTGGAGCCTCAGAAGTACTAATTGTCATTCAAGGTTCAATCTGTGCAGGGTTTATTTCCTCCTCAGATAATAAAGTTTACTTTAAGTCACTTAATAAGGGAGACATTATGGTTTTCCCTCAAGGGTTATTGCACTTTCAAATCAATGCAGGGAAGGGTCCAGCACTGGCTTTTGTTAGCTTCAGTAGTCCAGTCCCAGGTCTTCAAATCCTGGACTTTGCTTTGTTCGCGAATGATTTGCCTTCAGAAATTATTGAGAAGGTTACTTTCCTTGATGATGCTCAGGTTAAGAAGCTTAAAGGTGTTCTTGGTGGCACTAATTAA
- the LOC119996793 gene encoding probable glucan endo-1,3-beta-glucosidase BG4, with protein MSGNDLPSVPDTINLFNKYGIGKIRLYAPHPEALNALKGTEISVTVGDQKMTYQAWQQPNLPQRQGFQPISNLSSMMFLFSYIVVGNDDIAGETLTITTTVSSTAQLGPSYPPSIAAFTSTDAMKGVLQFLSQQGSPLMINVYPYYAYAAAAMYNQNFMTHVEVYRDTKDTRFLH; from the exons ATGTCAGGGAATGACCTACCTTCAGTGCCCGATACGATCAATCTATTCAACAAGTATGGTATTGGCAAGATTAGACTCTATGCTCCACACCCTGAAGCACTCAATGCCCTAAAAGGAACCGAGATCAGTGTCACTGTTGGTGACCAAAAGATGACATACCAGGCATGGCAACAACCCAATCTGCCACAGCGTCAAGGTTTTCAACCAATATCCAACCTTTCATCAATGATGTTTCTCTTCTCCTACATTGTTGTTGGCAATGATGACATAGCAGGGGAAACTTTGACA ATCACAACTACAGTGTCGTCGACCGCGCAGTTGGGTCCTTCTTATCCACCTTCAATTGCTGCATTCACAAGTACTGATGCAATGAAGGGAGTTCTGCAGTTTTTATCACAGCAAGGCTCACCACTTATGATCAATGTATATCCATACTATGCATATGCAGCTGCCGCGATGTATAATCAGAACTTCATGACACATGTTGAAGTCTATAGGGACACCAAAGATACGAGGTTCTTACATTGA
- the LOC119997290 gene encoding 12-oxophytodienoate reductase 3, with amino-acid sequence MADPASEGTGTTMFSPYKMSKFNLSHRVVLAPMTRCRALNGIPNSALAEYYAQRSTPGGFLITEGTMISPSAAGFPHVPGIFREEHVEAWKKVVDAVHAKGAIIFCQLWHVGRASHQVYQPGECAPISSTCNPISKRWRILMPDATHAIYPKPRALETSEILEVVEDYRRAAVNSIRAGFDGVEIHGAHGYLIDQFLKDGINDRKDEYGGSYTNRCRFLMQVVQAIAGSIGADRLGVRISPAIDHLDAMDSDPLSLGLAVIERLNILQKNLGSKLTYLHVTQPRYTAYGQTESGRHGSEEEEAQFMKTVRTAYQGTLVVSGGFTRELGMQAVAQGDADLVSYGRLFIANPDLVSRFKVHAPLNRYIRKTFYTQDPVVGYTDYPFLSSTSGRPESHSRL; translated from the exons ATGGCCGATCCAGCAAGTGAAGGGACCGGAACCACCATGTTTTCTCCATACAAGATGAGCAAGTTCAATCTCTCGCACAG AGTGGTTCTGGCGCCGATGACGAGATGCAGAGCTTTGAATGGAATTCCGAATTCAGCGCTGGCGGAGTACTACGCTCAGCGGTCGACTCCCGGCGGATTTCTCATCACTGAAGGCACCATGATCTCCCCTTCTGCCGCCGG GTTTCCACACGTTCCTGGAATTTTCAGAGAAGAACATGTGGAGGCATGGAAGAAGGTAGTGGATGCTGTTCATGCCAAAGGAGCCATCATATTCTGTCAGCTCTGGCATGTTGGACGTGCATCTCATCAAG TTTATCAACCTGGTGAATGTGCACCGATATCCTCGACATGCAACCCCATCTCGAAAAGGTGGAGAATTCTGATGCCAGATGCAACCCATGCCATTTATCCGAAGCCTCGAGCCTTAGAAACCTCTGAAATACTAGAGGTGGTAGAGGATTACCGTCGGGCAGCAGTGAATTCTATTCGGGCAG GATTTGATGGAGTGGAGATCCATGGAGCCCATGGATACCTCATTGACCAGTTCTTAAAGGATGGGATCAATGACCGAAAAGATGAGTATGGTGGATCATACACAAACCGGTGCAGATTCTTAATGCAGGTGGTTCAAGCCATTGCTGGATCCATTGGTGCAGATCGACTTGGTGTCAGAATTTCACCGGCAATTGATCACCTTGATGCCATGGACTCAGATCCACTCAGCTTAGGCCTTGCTGTGATTGAGAGACTTAACATACTCCAGAAAAACCTGGGTTCAAAACTCACATACCTCCATGTGACTCAGCCTCGCTATACAGCTTATGGACAAACAGAATCAGGCAGGCACGGCAGTGAAGAAGAGGAGGCTCAATTTATGAAGACTGTGAGAACAGCTTATCAGGGTACTCTCGTTGTTAGTGGTGGGTTCACCAGGGAGCTTGGAATGCAAGCTGTGGCTCAAGGTGATGCTGATTTGGTATCCTATGGTCGTCTCTTCATCGCAAACCCTGACTTGGTATCGAGATTTAAGGTCCATGCACCATTGAATAGGTATATTAGGAAGACTTTCTACACGCAGGATCCTGTCGTTGGGTACACAGATTACCCCTTTTTGAGCTCAACAAGTGGGCGCCCTGAATCACATTCTCGCCTTTAA
- the LOC119996720 gene encoding uncharacterized protein LOC119996720, with protein sequence MAQNEDTGSPGWSAAFFMQTTEDVAKAVAAAATAATSARSPRPSVVYSSKDDHGGSQLQKLQHQFSKLLKGFSTPPEVKSGTYNPEVLTSQKRQWAKFQLQYLDHRSLKEPSRLFESMVVVGLHPDCDMKALQRQYIDRKSEGSGKLRSTLSYQNQVRVEPNLEPQILFVYPPEKQLPIKHKDLLSFCFPGGLEVHAVERTPSMSELNEILLGQEHLKQNDLSFVFRLQVADDSTLYGCCVLVDEVVQKPSGLLSLILDRQSSVSSFSRYVLTTRRCYCILSRLPFFELHFGVLNSIFTEERLDRLKKGFCDLDLQSSEGFSKDETCVENLSDTLLNHRAGEEVPNEGAEMSQSSLGDPRPGSITDDGNDAGNQLHKRDFHVLDTGVNDDVVQVDPPPEMFVAKRESGSTNLEESDANVDDFTMNKQAIERQLPSAVLPLLRYYQYESSDSSYSFQGSPSEDRNFRSDIDDTETEEASFSGQEDPSDHVDILEWAKVHGHGSLQILCEYYRLHCPAQSSTLRFHPLEHLHPLEYQRPDEIVLHSAGSTIDLRSCNTSLEFAEAHSALLSEEEATALSTWAVACICGSLRLEHVLTLLAGALLEKQTVIVCSNLGILSASVLSLVPLLRPYQWQSLLMPVLPDDMLDFLDAPVPYIVGVKNKTSEVQSKLTSAIVIDANKNQVKSPTLPHLPRQKQLFASLSPYHAKLVGESYLGRKRPVYECTDVQIEAAKGFLAVLRSYLDSLCSNLRSHTITNVQSNNDKVSLLLKESFIDSFPSRDRPFMKLFLDTQLFSVHTDLVLSFFQKE encoded by the exons ATGGCTCAGAACGAAGACACTGGTAGCCCTGGATGGAGTGCTGCATTTTTTATGCAAACAACAGAGGATGTAGCAAAAGCTGTTGCTGCTGCGGCTACTGCTGCCACCAGTGCTCGTTCTCCACGACCATCTGTTGTGTATTCATCTAAAGATGATCATGGGGGGAGCCAACTTCAGAAATTGCAGCACCAATTTTCAAAACTGCTGAAAGGTTTCTCAACTCCACCTGAAGTGAAAAGTGGCACTTACAATCCAGAAGTCCTTACCAGCCAAAAGAGACAGTGGGCAAAGTTTCAGTTGCAATACTTG GATCACAGGTCTTTAAAGGAGCCATCAAGGCTTTTCGAGAGCATGGTTGTTGTTGGACTTCACCCTGACTGTGATATGAAGGCACTCCAAAGGCAATATATTGACAGAAAGTCTGAAGGTTCTGGAAAGTTGCGAAGTACACTTAGTTACCAGAATCAAGTTCGTGTAGAACCTAATCTTGAACCTCAG ATCTTATTTGTCTACCCTCCAGAAAAGCAGCTGCCGATTAAGCACAAAGATCTTCTGTCATTTTGCTTCCCTGGTGGCCTTGAG GTTCATGCTGTTGAGAGGACTCCTTCCATGAGTGAGTTGAATGAAATTCTTCTTGGTCAG GAACACCTTAAACAAAATGACCTCTCATTTGTATTCCGGTTACAG gtTGCTGATGATTCTACCCTGTATGGATGTTGTGTGTTGGTTGACGAGGTCGTGCAAAAACCCTCTGGATTGCTCTCTTTGATTCTAGATAGACAATCTTCTGTCTCATCTTTTAGCCGTTACGTACTAACCACACGGAGATGTTACTGCATCCTTTCAAGGCTTCCATTTTTTGAATTGCATTTTGGTGTGTTGAATAG TATCTTTACTGAAGAAAGGTTGGACCGGTTGAAAAAGGGTTTTTGTGATTTAGATTTGCAGTCCTCAGAGGGCTTTAGTAAGGATGAAACTTGTGTAGAAAATTTGAGTGATACATTACTGAATCATAGAGCTGGAGAGGAGGTGCCAAATGAAGGGGCAGAAATGTCCCAATCAAGTTTGGGAGATCCTAGACCAGGAAGCATTACTGATGATGGGAATGATGCAGGGAATCAGTTGCACAAAAGAGACTTTCATGTTTTAGATACAGGTGTGAACGATGATGTTGTTCAAGTTGATCCTCCACCTGAGATGTTTGTAGCCAAAAGAGAATCTGGGAGTACAAACCTTGAAGAGAGTGATGCCAATGTTGATGATTTTACTATGAACAAGCAGGCAATAGAAAGACAACTACCGAGTGCTGTTCTTCCACTCCTGCGCTATTACCAGTATGAAAGTTCAGATTCATCGTACAG TTTTCAGGGTTCTCCCAGTGAAGACAGAAATTTTAGAAGTGACATTGATGATACAGAGACAGAGGAAGCATCATTCTCTGGTCAGGAGGATCCTAGTGATCACGTTGATATTCTGGAATGGGCCAAG GTACACGGGCATGGATCATTACAGATACTATGTGAATATTACCGCTTACATTGCCCTGCTCAGAGTTCAACACTCAGGTTTCATCCTTTGGAGCATCTCCATCCCCTAGAATATCAAAGGCCCGATGAAATAGTTTTGCATAGTGCTGGCTCAACCATTGATTTGAGGTCATGCAATACGAGTCTGGAATTTGCCGAG GCACACAGTGCACTCTTGTCAGAGGAGGAAGCGACTGCATTATCAACGTGGGCTGTTGCTTGCATTTGTGGCTCCTTGCGTCTTGAGCAT GTGCTGACATTATTAGCCGGAGCTCTGCTGGAGAAGCAGACTGTTATTGTTTGTTCTAATTTG GGTATCTTATCTGCTTCAGTATTATCGCTTGTTCCACTTCTTCGTCCCTACCAATGGCAAAGCCTGTTAATGCCG GTTTTACCTGATGACATGCTGGATTTTCTGGATGCACCTGTTCCTTACATA GTTGGTGTCAAGAACAAAACCAGTGAAGTGCAGTCAAAGTTGACCAGCGCTATTGTGATTGATGCCAACAAGAACCAG GTAAAGTCACCAACGTTGCCACATTTGCCTCGGCAGAAGCAGCTATTTGCATCCCTAAGTCCTTATCATGCTAAGCTTGTTGGAGAAAGTTACCTTGGAAGGAAAAGGCCAGTGTATGAATGCACAGATGTGCAG ATTGAGGCAGCCAAAGGCTTCCTAGCAGTGTTAAGGTCTTATTTGGATTCTCTTTGCTCTAACTTGCGGTCCCACACCATCACAAATGTCCAGTCAAATAACGACAAG GTATCCTTGCTTTTGAAGGAGAGTTTTATAGACTCGTTTCCTAGTCGTGATCGACCATTTATGAAG CTTTTTCTGGACACGCAGCTCTTCTCTGTACATACAGATCTTGTTCTATCATTTTTCCAAAAGGAGTAG
- the LOC119996721 gene encoding growth-regulating factor 1-like isoform X1, whose protein sequence is MMSSARNGFPFTASQWQELEHQALIYKYMVSGIPIPPDLLFTIKRNCLDSSLPSKLFSHQSPHIGWSCFQMGLGRKVDPEPGRCRRTDGKKWRCSKEAYPDSKYCERHMHRGKNRSRKPVEVTPTLSTTKPILSSINKTPSTLTSISSLSSENRHNYPSYNNHLSHAYLCSNTSSSRPPGISLSPQDSSTHLGLDSGSYSLTSTDYSRNRYIYGLKEDVDEHAFFSEPSGTIRSFSGSSSLDDSWQLTPLTMTSSFSSKQRNDYSSLQLQSSLTDHQKQDQHSYLLDSQMALKLEREEQEEPQKTVHHFFDEWPHKNKNSWLDLDDKSSISTTRLSISIPSSSPFSHLHYKNSP, encoded by the exons ATGATGAGTAGTGCAAGAAATGGGTTTCCCTTCACTGCCTCTCAATGGCAAGAGCTTGAACACCAGGCTTTAATTTACAAGTACATGGTTTCAGGCATCCCTATTCCTCCTGATCTTTTGTTTACCATCAAAAGAAACTGCTTGGACTCATCACTGCCTTCAAAGCTTTTTTCTCACCAATCCCCTCATA TTGGGTGGAGCTGTTTTCAAATGGGTTTGGGGAGAAAAGTTGATCCAGAGCCAGGAAGGTGTAGGAGAACAGATGGGAAGAAATGGAGATGCTCAAAAGAAGCATATCCAGACTCAAAATACTGTGAGAGACATATGCATAGAGGCAAGAACCGTTCAAGAAAGCCTGTGGAAGTTACCCCAACACTCTCAACAACAAAACCAATCCTGTCATCAATCAACAAAACACCCTCTACCCTCACTTCAATTTCCTCACTTTCCTCTGAAAATAGACACAACTATCCTAGCTACAATAACCATCTCAGTCATGCCTATCTATGTTCCAACACATCAAGTTCTAGGCCTCCTGGAATTAGTCTGTCACCACAAGACAGCTCTACCCACTTGGGTTTAGACTCTGGTTCCTATTCCCTCACTAGCACAGATTACAG TAGAAACAGGTATATTTATGGGCTGAAGGAGGATGTTGATGAGCATGCTTTCTTCTCAGAACCTTCTGGGACTATTAGGAGCTTCTCTGGATCATCATCCCTGGATGATTCTTGGCAACTCACACCCTTGACTATgacctcttctttctcttcaaaACAGAGGAATGACTACTCTTCCTTGCAGCTTCAAAGCAGTCTCACTGATCATCAAAAGCAAGATCAGCATAGTTATCTTCTGGATAGTCAAATGGCCTTAAAATTGGAGAGAGAAGAGCAAGAAGAGCCCCAAAAGACTGTGCATCATTTCTTTGATGAGTGGCCACACAAGAATAAGAACTCATGGCTTGACTTGGATGATAAATCATCAATTTCAACAACTAGGCTCTCAATTTCCATTCCATCCTCTTCACCATTTTCACATCTTCACTACAAGAACAGCCCATAA
- the LOC119996721 gene encoding growth-regulating factor 1-like isoform X2, protein MMSSARNGFPFTASQWQELEHQALIYKYMVSGIPIPPDLLFTIKRNCLDSSLPSKLFSHQSPHIGWSCFQMGLGRKVDPEPGRCRRTDGKKWRCSKEAYPDSKYCERHMHRGKNRSRKPVEVTPTLSTTKPILSSINKTPSTLTSISSLSSENRHNYPSYNNHLSHAYLCSNTSSSRPPGISLSPQDSSTHLGLDSGSYSLTSTDYRNRYIYGLKEDVDEHAFFSEPSGTIRSFSGSSSLDDSWQLTPLTMTSSFSSKQRNDYSSLQLQSSLTDHQKQDQHSYLLDSQMALKLEREEQEEPQKTVHHFFDEWPHKNKNSWLDLDDKSSISTTRLSISIPSSSPFSHLHYKNSP, encoded by the exons ATGATGAGTAGTGCAAGAAATGGGTTTCCCTTCACTGCCTCTCAATGGCAAGAGCTTGAACACCAGGCTTTAATTTACAAGTACATGGTTTCAGGCATCCCTATTCCTCCTGATCTTTTGTTTACCATCAAAAGAAACTGCTTGGACTCATCACTGCCTTCAAAGCTTTTTTCTCACCAATCCCCTCATA TTGGGTGGAGCTGTTTTCAAATGGGTTTGGGGAGAAAAGTTGATCCAGAGCCAGGAAGGTGTAGGAGAACAGATGGGAAGAAATGGAGATGCTCAAAAGAAGCATATCCAGACTCAAAATACTGTGAGAGACATATGCATAGAGGCAAGAACCGTTCAAGAAAGCCTGTGGAAGTTACCCCAACACTCTCAACAACAAAACCAATCCTGTCATCAATCAACAAAACACCCTCTACCCTCACTTCAATTTCCTCACTTTCCTCTGAAAATAGACACAACTATCCTAGCTACAATAACCATCTCAGTCATGCCTATCTATGTTCCAACACATCAAGTTCTAGGCCTCCTGGAATTAGTCTGTCACCACAAGACAGCTCTACCCACTTGGGTTTAGACTCTGGTTCCTATTCCCTCACTAGCACAGATTACAG AAACAGGTATATTTATGGGCTGAAGGAGGATGTTGATGAGCATGCTTTCTTCTCAGAACCTTCTGGGACTATTAGGAGCTTCTCTGGATCATCATCCCTGGATGATTCTTGGCAACTCACACCCTTGACTATgacctcttctttctcttcaaaACAGAGGAATGACTACTCTTCCTTGCAGCTTCAAAGCAGTCTCACTGATCATCAAAAGCAAGATCAGCATAGTTATCTTCTGGATAGTCAAATGGCCTTAAAATTGGAGAGAGAAGAGCAAGAAGAGCCCCAAAAGACTGTGCATCATTTCTTTGATGAGTGGCCACACAAGAATAAGAACTCATGGCTTGACTTGGATGATAAATCATCAATTTCAACAACTAGGCTCTCAATTTCCATTCCATCCTCTTCACCATTTTCACATCTTCACTACAAGAACAGCCCATAA